One genomic segment of Acaryochloris marina S15 includes these proteins:
- a CDS encoding double-stranded RNA binding motif domain-containing protein, with translation MAEQQVRVLYPDQEEPVSLAGGMVENPIGALQELCQRQQISMPRYEFEVIPEGFRCAVRAMGLEGVGEGLSKKQAKVEAAGELKVMQ, from the coding sequence ATGGCTGAGCAACAGGTGAGGGTCTTGTACCCAGACCAAGAGGAACCCGTGAGCTTGGCTGGTGGTATGGTGGAGAATCCGATTGGGGCATTGCAGGAGTTATGTCAGCGTCAGCAAATCTCTATGCCTAGATATGAGTTTGAGGTGATACCGGAAGGATTTCGATGTGCAGTGCGGGCGATGGGACTGGAGGGAGTTGGTGAGGGTTTGTCTAAGAAACAGGCGAAGGTGGAGGCTGCGGGGGAGTTAAAGGTGATGCAATAG
- a CDS encoding DUF2811 domain-containing protein translates to MSTTISILADIPEELHDALKGYLDTHPDWDQDRVFSAALSLFLMQYGQSDRRTARIYLDSLFKKDLPTAC, encoded by the coding sequence ATGTCCACAACAATAAGTATTCTGGCCGATATCCCTGAAGAGCTTCATGATGCCTTGAAAGGTTATCTAGACACCCATCCTGACTGGGATCAAGATCGGGTTTTCTCAGCAGCACTATCGCTATTCCTGATGCAGTACGGGCAATCAGACCGCAGAACAGCTCGTATTTACTTAGATAGTCTGTTTAAGAAAGATTTGCCAACTGCTTGTTAA
- a CDS encoding RNA-binding protein: MSIYVGNLSYDVTEQDLNTAFAEYGTVKSAQLPTDRETGRKRGFGFVEMGDEAEEAKAIEELDGAEWMGRTLKVNKAKPRENRGGGGNRW, translated from the coding sequence ATGTCAATTTACGTTGGTAACCTCTCTTATGATGTTACAGAGCAAGACCTAAATACCGCTTTTGCTGAATATGGAACCGTAAAAAGTGCCCAGCTTCCCACTGACCGTGAAACAGGGCGTAAGCGTGGATTTGGTTTTGTCGAAATGGGTGATGAAGCTGAAGAAGCCAAAGCTATTGAAGAACTTGACGGTGCTGAATGGATGGGACGTACTCTCAAAGTGAATAAGGCAAAGCCCCGTGAAAATAGAGGTGGTGGTGGTAACCGCTGGTAG
- a CDS encoding leucine-rich repeat domain-containing protein: MAKETKASELDLSELSLTQIPTGIIQLTKLQKLNLSSNRLSSLPPEILWLTNLQSLNLSSNQLSSLPSGIGQLTKLQTLDLRGNQLSSLPPEIEKLHQSTKITVEGNPLPPHILEQYESR, from the coding sequence GTGGCAAAAGAGACAAAGGCATCTGAGCTAGATTTGAGCGAGCTGTCACTTACCCAAATACCAACAGGAATCATACAGCTTACCAAGCTACAAAAGCTAAACCTGTCGAGTAACCGACTAAGTAGCTTGCCACCAGAGATCCTATGGCTTACCAATCTGCAATCGCTAAACCTATCGAGCAACCAACTGAGTAGCTTGCCATCAGGAATTGGACAGCTTACCAAGCTACAAACGCTAGACCTCCGGGGCAATCAACTGAGTAGCTTGCCACCAGAGATAGAGAAGCTGCATCAATCAACAAAGATCACCGTGGAGGGCAACCCATTACCCCCTCATATTCTTGAGCAATATGAATCTCGTTGA
- a CDS encoding IS630 family transposase (programmed frameshift) — protein sequence MPAPYSYDLRCKAIAAVKNGERKVDVCRMLNISRNTLHLWIAREESTGDCQAITHYQQGARHKITDWERFREFAQEHGGKTQAQMAKLWGDNVTQQNISDALKKLGLSRKKTYGYRERDETQRQAFIERLQTKHPHQIVYVDEAGIDNRADYPYGYCPIGQRFYDLKSGKRTERVSFIAALKERQLFAPMTFEGSCNRLLFEAWLQQSLLPQLHPGDIIVIDNASFHHGQSIEEIVAEAGCEIWYLPSYSPDLNKIERWWFVLKNWMKQRWDEFDTFRDCVDAAFKECTNIFP from the exons ATGCCAGCCCCTTATAGTTATGACCTTCGCTGCAAAGCGATTGCTGCGGTCAAGAATGGAGAACGGAAAGTCGACGTATGCCGGATGTTAAACATCAGTCGGAACACCTTGCACTTATGGATAGCGCGAGAGGAATCGACCGGTGATTGTCAGGCCATTACCCACTACCAGCAAGGAGCTCGCCACAAAATTACAGATTGGGAGCGCTTTCGTGAATTTGCTCAAGAGCATGGGGGAAAGACTCAGGCCCAAATGGCTAAATTATGGGGTGATAATGTCACCCAGCAAAATATCAGTGATGCCTTGAAGAAATTAGGATTGAGTCGA AAAAAGACCTATGGCTATCGAGAACGGGATGAAACGCAACGCCAAGCCTTTATAGAGCGGTTACAGACCAAACATCCTCACCAGATAGTCTATGTGGATGAAGCAGGTATCGATAATCGAGCGGATTATCCCTATGGATATTGCCCCATTGGTCAACGATTCTATGACCTTAAATCAGGCAAGCGGACAGAGCGAGTCAGTTTCATTGCTGCGCTCAAAGAGCGACAGTTATTTGCCCCGATGACTTTCGAAGGGTCTTGCAATCGTTTGTTATTTGAGGCGTGGTTACAGCAGAGTCTCCTGCCCCAGCTACACCCTGGCGATATTATCGTGATTGATAATGCCAGTTTTCACCATGGACAAAGTATCGAAGAAATCGTAGCTGAAGCAGGGTGTGAGATTTGGTATCTACCGAGCTATTCTCCTGATCTCAACAAAATTGAGCGATGGTGGTTTGTACTCAAAAACTGGATGAAGCAGCGATGGGATGAGTTTGACACTTTTCGTGATTGTGTAGATGCTGCCTTTAAGGAGTGTACTAACATATTCCCGTAG
- a CDS encoding ISAs1 family transposase, whose translation MATGFSKPPSSPASTDSSSSLLPASDCDQAYQQLSECFEDLPDPRGGQGVQHPFVSIVVIGLLASLGGAQGWEDIETYGLSHQDWLSSFLRLPSGIPTADTYRRVFERICPSAFERSFNHWLDQVVTTLGAQVIPIDGKQLRGSYDRNQDQSALHLVSAWASEYRLFLGQVKVADKSNEITAIPALLELLDIAGCIITIDAMGTQHEIARHIQAKEADYVLALKENHPTLFEQVEQWFETAEANEFKGIEHSYDARVEAGHHRREKRQVWAVSLQQMGPLYKQAQWKGLQTIVKVARTRHLWNKTTYEVMFYISSLPPNAQQLGKAIRQHWSIENQLHWVLDVTFGEDASRIRTGHAPENMAILRRWSINLLNQETSFKKSTRQKLKRASMDEAYMLKVLGASIPLQSSLSEA comes from the coding sequence ATGGCTACAGGATTCAGCAAGCCTCCTTCCTCACCAGCTTCCACTGACTCATCCTCGTCACTCCTGCCTGCCAGTGATTGCGATCAGGCTTATCAACAATTGTCCGAGTGTTTTGAAGATTTGCCTGATCCACGTGGAGGCCAAGGTGTCCAGCATCCGTTTGTCAGCATCGTCGTGATTGGACTATTGGCAAGTTTAGGTGGCGCACAAGGGTGGGAAGACATTGAAACCTATGGTCTAAGCCATCAAGATTGGTTGTCGAGTTTTCTGAGGCTACCGTCCGGGATACCGACAGCAGACACCTATCGACGAGTGTTTGAGCGTATTTGCCCCTCCGCTTTTGAGCGGAGTTTCAATCACTGGTTGGATCAGGTAGTGACAACCCTCGGCGCTCAAGTGATACCGATTGACGGCAAACAACTCAGAGGTTCCTATGATCGCAATCAAGACCAATCCGCATTGCATCTGGTCAGTGCTTGGGCCAGTGAGTATCGGTTATTTCTAGGACAGGTCAAAGTTGCAGACAAGAGTAACGAAATTACCGCTATTCCAGCACTGCTAGAGCTATTAGACATTGCCGGGTGCATTATTACCATTGATGCAATGGGAACTCAGCACGAGATTGCCCGCCACATTCAAGCTAAAGAGGCTGACTATGTGCTGGCCCTCAAGGAGAATCATCCCACGCTGTTTGAGCAGGTTGAGCAATGGTTTGAAACGGCTGAAGCGAATGAGTTTAAGGGCATTGAGCACAGCTATGATGCCCGGGTGGAAGCAGGGCACCATCGTCGCGAGAAACGACAAGTTTGGGCCGTGTCCCTTCAACAGATGGGTCCTCTCTACAAGCAGGCGCAGTGGAAGGGCTTGCAAACCATCGTCAAGGTCGCTCGGACCCGCCACTTGTGGAACAAAACCACCTATGAGGTGATGTTTTATATCAGCTCTCTACCGCCAAATGCTCAGCAGTTGGGCAAAGCCATCCGCCAGCATTGGTCGATTGAGAACCAACTCCACTGGGTCTTAGATGTGACCTTTGGCGAAGATGCTAGCCGCATTCGCACAGGACATGCACCGGAAAACATGGCCATCCTGAGGCGCTGGAGCATCAACCTTCTCAATCAAGAAACGTCCTTTAAGAAAAGTACCCGTCAAAAACTAAAACGGGCGAGCATGGATGAAGCGTATATGCTCAAAGTTCTAGGCGCTTCTATTCCTTTACAGTCTAGCCTTTCAGAGGCTTGA
- a CDS encoding FHA domain-containing protein has translation MTAAPTPQLIITADTSQSIDLTTQQTWTVGRSSINSIVLAEKSVSRHHAKFEVLDNRHCYFVDLNSSNGSQINQKQVAEPLLLKHGDVITIGATEIRFNFPYVTHAGSTVSLRPKQVLMMQESATQGIIWQEILCSQGFDMQWIPPATDLQQRISLDAAANVLPDLLLVDLAAYKGDDLAFCGWCNHTYPHLPLFLTLSRKESVPIVDINATLPTGTEKILPALPSMNLPQKIDIFAQQLKSVLDEVSGSTFNRENLAVTLNSLEEILNHASISPLIANRIDDGSEMDEFTILKHQRKPLAS, from the coding sequence ATGACTGCTGCCCCCACACCTCAACTGATCATTACTGCTGACACTTCCCAATCAATTGATCTCACCACCCAGCAAACTTGGACAGTAGGACGTAGCTCGATTAATTCAATTGTGTTAGCTGAGAAATCGGTCTCTCGCCACCATGCAAAATTTGAAGTGCTTGATAATCGACATTGTTATTTTGTTGATCTCAATAGCAGTAATGGCTCTCAGATTAACCAAAAACAGGTGGCCGAACCATTACTGCTTAAACATGGAGATGTGATTACGATTGGGGCAACGGAGATTCGGTTCAATTTTCCGTATGTGACCCATGCCGGTTCCACGGTTTCTTTAAGGCCCAAACAAGTGTTAATGATGCAGGAGTCCGCCACCCAAGGTATCATCTGGCAGGAAATCCTCTGCTCACAAGGGTTTGATATGCAGTGGATTCCACCTGCGACCGATCTACAGCAACGGATTAGCTTGGATGCAGCCGCGAATGTACTACCCGATTTGCTTCTGGTTGATTTGGCAGCGTATAAGGGAGATGACCTAGCTTTTTGTGGATGGTGCAATCATACCTACCCTCACTTACCATTGTTTCTGACCCTCAGTAGAAAAGAATCGGTCCCGATTGTGGATATAAATGCGACACTACCCACAGGCACTGAGAAAATATTGCCTGCTTTACCCAGTATGAATCTTCCTCAGAAAATCGACATCTTTGCCCAACAACTAAAATCGGTGTTAGATGAAGTCAGTGGGAGTACCTTTAACCGGGAAAATTTGGCCGTGACGTTGAATTCCCTGGAAGAAATTCTCAATCATGCTAGTATTTCACCTCTGATCGCTAATCGCATAGATGATGGTTCAGAGATGGATGAGTTTACAATCTTAAAGCATCAGAGAAAACCTCTAGCAAGCTAG
- a CDS encoding response regulator, with translation MNRDTNEKHILLIDDEAYIRTVVKTCLVAFGRYKVSMAESGPEGLFIAKQEHPDAILLDYMMPGMDGIMLLRELRKDASTQSMPVIMLTARAEPADQLKYAELDVFGVISKPFEPLTLTTQVAKILGWESCN, from the coding sequence ATAAATAGGGACACTAACGAAAAACACATCCTCCTGATTGATGATGAAGCGTATATCAGAACGGTAGTAAAGACTTGTCTGGTTGCTTTTGGTAGGTATAAAGTGTCAATGGCTGAGTCTGGTCCAGAAGGATTATTCATAGCTAAACAAGAGCATCCAGATGCAATTTTACTGGATTATATGATGCCGGGGATGGACGGGATAATGCTTCTGCGAGAGTTGAGAAAGGATGCATCAACCCAATCCATGCCTGTGATCATGCTAACAGCAAGGGCAGAGCCCGCTGATCAATTGAAATACGCCGAATTGGATGTTTTCGGAGTAATTAGCAAGCCTTTTGAACCCCTAACGTTAACGACTCAGGTGGCTAAAATACTGGGCTGGGAATCATGCAATTAA
- a CDS encoding transposase, whose translation MNISQREQQIIRIQSQSSYASINKALEATLRLEANRVTQIAVESALDEEVQAYLSELQGTRPRRSGYYQRVLDTQYGRIAQLSVPKLRKGNADREWKILERYQRALGSLLEFCLGLYVMGLSLRDLQEALYEILGAVLSVNAINRITLKAQKQMLQSRQTRLEKTPFILIVDGVWASVQCASEDFWEDQAGHIRKLRRAEDRVILVAMAIWPDGTQTVLHYEMAVQESEAAWLLFFEHLRHRGLQTHLVKLIVSDGTTGLPKVIRALFPLAQHQRCITHKVRAMLRHLGYEQLPHLDAQGQELSHSEAKKLRYSQIKHDAYAIYKAPDWEEAIVTLLVFAQKWTDLEPDAVRTFIKDFALTLSFYDFDESLHSLIRTSNALERLFRKFRTKADEIGAFPNEESCLAIFFLVSRRDHAKHDRLKNRGE comes from the coding sequence ATGAACATTTCCCAACGTGAGCAGCAGATTATCCGTATCCAGTCTCAAAGTTCATATGCCTCTATTAACAAAGCTTTAGAAGCAACCCTGCGCCTTGAGGCTAACCGAGTTACCCAGATAGCAGTAGAGTCAGCACTAGACGAAGAAGTCCAAGCTTATCTATCAGAGCTTCAAGGGACTCGCCCTCGACGTTCAGGCTATTATCAGCGGGTTCTTGATACCCAGTACGGCAGGATTGCTCAACTATCTGTCCCGAAACTACGGAAAGGGAATGCAGACCGAGAGTGGAAGATTCTAGAGCGTTACCAACGAGCCCTCGGTAGCCTTCTAGAGTTTTGCCTGGGCTTGTATGTCATGGGTTTATCGCTTCGAGACTTGCAAGAAGCTCTCTATGAGATCCTGGGAGCAGTTTTATCCGTGAATGCCATTAACCGGATTACTCTCAAAGCTCAGAAGCAAATGCTCCAAAGTCGTCAAACTCGTCTTGAGAAAACCCCTTTTATTCTGATTGTTGATGGAGTGTGGGCGAGTGTTCAATGCGCCTCCGAAGACTTTTGGGAAGACCAAGCTGGACATATCCGGAAGCTACGTCGTGCGGAAGACCGAGTCATCTTAGTGGCCATGGCGATATGGCCAGATGGGACACAAACCGTTCTTCATTACGAAATGGCTGTCCAAGAATCTGAGGCAGCCTGGCTACTGTTCTTTGAGCACCTGCGGCACCGAGGATTGCAAACCCATTTGGTGAAGCTGATTGTCAGTGATGGCACCACTGGACTACCTAAGGTAATTCGCGCTCTGTTTCCCCTCGCACAACATCAACGATGCATTACCCACAAGGTTCGAGCGATGCTCCGGCATTTGGGCTATGAGCAATTGCCACACCTGGATGCTCAAGGACAAGAACTCTCCCACTCTGAAGCAAAGAAGCTGCGATATTCACAAATTAAACACGATGCCTATGCTATCTATAAAGCGCCAGACTGGGAAGAAGCGATTGTGACGTTGCTCGTGTTTGCACAGAAATGGACAGACCTTGAACCCGATGCTGTTAGAACCTTCATCAAAGATTTTGCCCTGACCTTGAGTTTCTATGATTTTGATGAATCCCTTCATTCGCTGATTCGTACTTCCAATGCGCTAGAAAGGCTGTTCCGGAAATTCCGAACCAAGGCTGACGAAATTGGTGCTTTCCCAAATGAGGAGAGCTGTTTAGCGATTTTCTTTCTCGTCTCTCGTAGGGATCATGCCAAGCATGATCGCCTCAAAAACCGTGGCGAATAA
- a CDS encoding ATP-binding protein, translated as MANQPFELIGLLTVNGTILEVNQLALDAIGLEKTNILGQFFGEAPWWTHSPDLQEQLQASIAQVALGQRIQQDVTYISLSGISNPFTLSIKPIFSESGQVIFLWVEGYIIRDQEPQINHPNLNQEIEPEFQSRTRHLEEQLARKQLLANITQNIRQSLDFDEILSTTVTEVRQALQADRVLIFHLTSQGSGIVIKESVVPEYPMTLEMMFLDECFPDECYEHYCQGNPRIVLDVFKDEWADCLAEFMEQVGVKTKIVAPIVQMDDNHLPRVWGLLIIHSCSYYRQWQTSDAELLQDISNQLAIALKQSDSYSQILSRETHLRNAFENAVNGMAMLTMSGHFMQVNSALCQLLGYSKPELLQLDIQDLIQPQELGDYPNCVQQLITNLTSNLQIESKLLHKLGKTLWTICSGSLVRDSQGEPLYFVIQVVDISERRALEQMKNEFISSVSHELRTPLASIHGSLGLLASGVLNEQPETSKQMLEIAATESERLVRLVNDILDLERLELRKIILHQQWCSAALLMQRVVELLSHTADNKDICLVITPTTHQVWADEDRIIQVLVNLVSNAIKFSSSGSTIGLSVLTQNGNTLLLSQGNQQASLERGISASSHVLFQVKDHGKGISADKLEIIFDRFQQVNGSDSREQGGTGLGLAICRNIVQQHGGTIWADSELGQGSTFCFTLPEPESR; from the coding sequence ATGGCAAATCAGCCTTTTGAGTTGATTGGATTACTCACTGTTAATGGAACTATTCTAGAGGTAAACCAATTAGCTCTAGATGCTATTGGTTTAGAGAAGACAAATATTCTCGGTCAATTTTTTGGGGAAGCACCTTGGTGGACACACTCACCAGACCTTCAAGAGCAGCTACAAGCATCTATCGCTCAAGTAGCTTTGGGACAAAGGATTCAGCAAGATGTCACCTATATCAGCCTATCAGGTATCTCCAACCCCTTCACACTGTCGATAAAACCCATTTTCTCAGAATCAGGCCAGGTTATCTTTCTATGGGTAGAAGGTTACATTATCAGAGATCAGGAGCCACAGATAAACCACCCCAATCTCAATCAGGAAATAGAGCCTGAGTTTCAATCCCGAACGAGGCACCTAGAAGAACAACTCGCCCGCAAGCAACTGCTCGCTAATATCACCCAAAATATCCGACAGTCTTTAGACTTTGACGAAATTTTATCCACAACTGTTACCGAAGTCCGTCAAGCTTTACAAGCAGATCGAGTACTTATCTTTCATCTCACCTCACAAGGATCTGGGATAGTCATAAAGGAATCTGTCGTGCCAGAATACCCGATGACATTGGAAATGATGTTTCTGGATGAATGTTTTCCGGATGAATGCTATGAGCATTACTGTCAGGGGAACCCTCGCATTGTTTTAGATGTGTTCAAAGATGAATGGGCTGACTGTCTAGCAGAGTTCATGGAGCAGGTTGGGGTCAAAACGAAAATTGTTGCGCCCATTGTGCAAATGGATGACAACCATTTGCCGCGGGTATGGGGTCTGTTAATTATCCATAGCTGTTCTTACTATCGTCAGTGGCAGACTAGTGATGCTGAACTACTTCAAGATATCAGCAATCAGTTGGCGATTGCTCTGAAGCAATCCGACAGTTACTCCCAGATCCTAAGCAGGGAAACACATCTGCGCAACGCCTTCGAGAATGCAGTGAATGGGATGGCTATGCTCACCATGAGCGGGCATTTCATGCAAGTTAACTCAGCCCTCTGCCAACTCTTAGGCTATTCCAAACCAGAACTACTCCAGCTAGACATTCAAGACCTTATCCAGCCACAAGAACTTGGTGATTATCCTAACTGCGTTCAACAGTTAATCACTAATCTGACATCTAATCTTCAGATTGAAAGTAAGTTACTCCATAAATTGGGTAAGACCCTATGGACCATTTGTAGTGGCTCCCTTGTTCGCGATTCTCAAGGGGAGCCACTCTATTTTGTTATACAGGTTGTAGATATTTCCGAACGTCGTGCTCTAGAGCAGATGAAAAATGAGTTTATCTCCAGTGTTAGCCATGAGCTGCGGACCCCGCTTGCCTCTATTCATGGCTCACTAGGATTATTAGCATCTGGGGTACTGAATGAACAGCCAGAAACAAGTAAACAGATGCTCGAAATTGCTGCTACTGAATCAGAACGTTTGGTTCGCCTGGTGAATGACATCTTAGATTTAGAACGTCTTGAATTACGCAAAATCATATTGCATCAGCAGTGGTGCAGTGCGGCATTACTGATGCAGAGAGTTGTTGAACTCCTAAGCCATACAGCGGATAACAAAGATATCTGCCTCGTCATTACACCGACCACCCATCAAGTCTGGGCGGATGAAGATCGTATCATTCAAGTTCTTGTGAATCTCGTTAGCAATGCGATTAAATTCTCAAGTTCTGGATCAACGATAGGGCTCAGTGTTCTAACGCAGAATGGCAATACGCTATTGCTATCACAGGGTAATCAACAAGCTTCTCTTGAAAGGGGTATTTCCGCTTCTTCACATGTCCTATTTCAGGTCAAAGATCATGGCAAGGGAATTTCGGCGGATAAATTGGAAATCATTTTTGATCGATTTCAACAAGTCAATGGTTCTGATTCCCGTGAGCAAGGAGGCACAGGTCTTGGCTTAGCTATCTGTCGAAATATCGTGCAGCAGCATGGCGGCACTATTTGGGCAGATAGCGAGTTAGGCCAAGGCAGTACCTTTTGCTTTACGCTCCCTGAACCAGAAAGCAGATAG
- a CDS encoding RNA-binding protein, whose translation MSIYVGNLSFTMTEADINTVFSEYGTVTRGNIPTDRETSRPRGFAFVDMEANSEEEAAISALDGVEMMERNLNVNKATPKKNRMANRGGGPAW comes from the coding sequence ATGTCAATTTATGTTGGTAACCTGTCTTTTACTATGACTGAAGCGGATATCAATACAGTCTTTTCAGAGTATGGAACAGTCACTAGGGGCAATATTCCTACAGACCGTGAGACAAGTCGTCCTAGAGGTTTTGCTTTTGTAGACATGGAAGCTAATAGCGAGGAAGAGGCTGCCATTTCAGCTCTTGATGGTGTCGAGATGATGGAACGTAATCTCAACGTGAATAAAGCAACTCCCAAGAAAAATCGGATGGCAAATCGTGGCGGTGGTCCTGCTTGGTAA